Proteins from a genomic interval of Lycium ferocissimum isolate CSIRO_LF1 chromosome 2, AGI_CSIRO_Lferr_CH_V1, whole genome shotgun sequence:
- the LOC132040898 gene encoding probable LRR receptor-like serine/threonine-protein kinase At3g47570: MNTCFSMINITTDQTVLLALQSQASLYDSHNVLTRNWSSFTPVCSWIGVTCGPRHQRVTALNLSSMSLNGMVPPQLGNLSFLISLDIRNNTFHGSLPEELARLRRLKMINVMNNNFTGAIPSFFGLLPNLHSLYLSFNQFSGNIPPSLFNITKLKELRLRGNFLGGEIPQEISSLYCLNFIDLQDNKLTGSIPPSMFNQSSLKQIGLTNNILYGELPGNICDNLPNLEALTLSKNRLDGLIPSNLQNCSKLRTLSLSLNDFTGTIPAEIGNLTMLTTLLLGLTYLKGEIPVELGYLQRLQLFGLYQNRLSGSIPASLFNISTLQILTLVDCQLSGSLPSNVGQGTPNLKEIYLGMNNLSGVFPASISNASRLTLLDLSNNMFSGSIPDSLGNLELLEVLQLGNNWLINQNPSSELTFLTSLTRCRNLRELVIGQNPLNGILPASIGNFSSFLEIFAAYRCKLSGIIPEEIGNLTDVLRISLNGNDLTGFIPKTLRGLQKLQRFFLGSNMISGTIPDDICYLQNIGDLSLSQNKISGPLPLCLGNVTTLRNLFLDSNQLNSSLLENLWSLQDLLVLDAASNSFSGFLSPQIGNLKAVTDINLSDNDFSGMIPSTMGGLQKLVNFSLSHNRIDGPIPDSFGKMLSLELLNLAYNNLSGEIPKSLESLLYLKYLNVSFNKLMGEIPTGGPFANFTGQSFLSNSGLCGASRLQMSPCQIKSPRRTRRKRVFFLFLYSLLGIASAIVALVVGFLILRRRKRNVPSGSTDISSMRAHERVSYDELQQATNGFSEDNLLGTGSFSKVYKGVKDGTIFAVKVFKLELEGAFKSFDAECEILRNLRHRNLTKVITSCSNSKFKALLLEYMPNGTLDKWLHSHDFFLDMLQRLDILIDVASALDYLHNGYSEPVVHCDLKPSNILLDQDMVGHLSDFGIAKLLGTEDSFRQTKTIGTIGYIAPEYGQDGLVSTSCDVYSFGIVMMEAFTRRRPNDEMFTGDLSPRHWVNHSLPTGVAEIVEADLIRPKEEPLNTKMQCLVSVMELSLSCTSVTPGARINMKEALLALKNIRLQLVRSSTLK; this comes from the exons ATGAATACTTGTTTTTCTATGATTAATATCACGACCGATCAAACAGTGCTGCTTGCCTTGCAATCTCAAGCATCTTTATACGATTCTCACAATGTCTTAACAAGAAACTGGTCCAGTTTCACCCCAGTCTGTAGTTGGATTGGAGTTACTTGTGGCCCTCGCCACCAAAGAGTCACTGCCTTAAATCTTTCTAGTATGAGCCTTAACGGAATGGTTCCACCACAGCTTGGAAATCTGTCGTTTCTCATTTCCCTTGATATCAGAAACAATACCTTCCATGGGAGTTTGCCTGAGGAGTTGGCTCGTTTGAGGAGATTGAAAATGATCAATGTCATGAACAACAACTTTACTGGTGCAATCCCATCATTTTTCGGGTTGTTACCAAACCTTCATTCCTTGTACCTTTCATTTAACCAATTTTCTGGTAACATCCCTCCATCCCTTTTTAATATAACAAAACTAAAGGAGTTAAGACTACGAGGGAATTTTCTTGGTGGAGAAATTCCTCAAGAAATCAGTAGTCTTTATTGCCTGAATTTCATAGACCTGCAAGATAATAAGCTTACAGGCTCTATACCACCAAGTATGTTTAACCAGTCATCGCTTAAACAGATTGGTCTGACAAATAACATTCTTTATGGGGAACTACCGGGAAATATATGTGACAATCTTCCAAATTTGGAGGCACTTACGCTTTCAAAAAATCGGCTTGATGGGTTGATTCCTTCAAATTTGCAGAATTGCTCAAAACTTAGAACACTATCATTGTCTCTAAATGATTTCACTGGAACCATACCAGCAGAGATCGGGAACTTAACTATGCTGACAACTCTGCTACTTGGGCTTACCTACTTGAAAG GTGAAATACCAGTGGAGCTTGGatatcttcaaagactccaacTATTTGGATTGTATCAAAATAGGCTGAGTGGTTCAATTCCAGCAAGCCTTTTCAATATTTCAACCCTCCAAATCTTGACACTTGTGGACTGTCAGCTATCAGGGAGTCTACCATCAAATGTAGGCCAAGGCACACCAAATCTCAAAGAAATTTATTTGGGAATGAATAATCTCAGTGGAGTCTTCCCTGCTTCTATTTCGAACGCTTCAAGACTCACTCTTCTAGACCTTTCTAACAACATGTTCTCCGGTTCAATTCCTGATTCCCTTGGTAATTTAGAATTGCTTGAAGTTCTACAGTTAGGTAATAACTGGTTGATCAACCAGAATCCCTCTTCAGAATTAACCTTCCTGACTTCACTGACAAGATGTCGAAATCTAAGAGAACTGGTCATTGGACAAAATCCTTTGAATGGAATTCTTCCGGCTTCTATTGGTAATTTCTCGAGCTTTCTCGAAATCTTTGCTGCGTATAGGTGCAAACTTAGCGGCATTATACCAGAAGAAATTGGAAACCTAACTGATGTGCTAAGGATATCACTAAATGGAAATGACTTGACGGGTTTCATTCCAAAAACTTTAAGAGGTTTGCAGAAGCTTCAAAGATTCTTTTTAGGAAGTAACATGATAAGCGGGACTATACCAGATGATATTTGTTACTTGCAAAATATAGGAGACCTGAGTTTAAgccaaaataaaatttcagGTCCATTGCCATTATGTTTGGGGAATGTTACTACTTTGAGAAATCTTTTTCTTGATTCAAACCAATTGAACTCCAGTTTACTTGAGAACCTGTGGAGCCTTCAAGATTTATTGGTACTTGATGCAGCATCAAATTCATTTTCTGGCTTTCTATCGCCCCAAATTGGAAATCTGAAGGCTGTCACTGACATTAATTTGTCGGACAATGACTTTTCAGGCATGATTCCTAGCACTATGGGTGGTCTACAAAAGTTGGTTAATTTTTCTCTATCACACAACAGAATAGATGGCCCCATTCCAGATTCTTTTGGGAAAATGTTAAGCTTGGAATTATTGAATTTGGCTTATAACAATCTATCAGGTGAAATACCAAAGTCCTTAGAATCTCTTTTATACCTCAAATACCTTAATGTTTCCTTCAATAAACTCATGGGAGAAATTCCAACTGGTGGTCCTTTTGCAAACTTCACCGGTCAGTCATTTTTGTCTAATAGTGGATTATGTGGCGCTTCAAGGCTCCAAATGTCGCCATGTCAAATCAAGTCTCCTCGGAGGACTAGGAGaaaaagagtgtttttcttgtttctGTATAGTCTTTTGGGAATAGCATCAGCAATAGTTGCATTAGTCGTTGGATTTCTGattttaagaagaagaaaaagaaatgtgCCATCAGGATCAACTGACATATCATCCATGAGGGCCCATGAAAGAGTTTCATATGATGAACTTCAACAAGCAACAAATGGATTCAGCGAGGACAATTTGCTTGGTACTGGGAGTTTTAGCAAGGTGTACAAAGGGGTAAAGGATGGGACAATATTCGCAGTAAAGGTATTCAAACTGGAACTTGAAGGTGCGTTCAAGAGCTTTGACGCAGAATGTGAGATCTTACGCAACCTTCGCCATCGGAACCTGACAAAAGTCATAACTTCTTGTTCCAACTCTAAGTTCAAGGCCTTGTTACTGGAGTACATGCCAAATGGCACCCTTGACAAATGGTTACACTCTCATGACTTTTTCTTGGACATGTTGCAGAGGTTGGACATATTGATCGATGTAGCATCTGCTTTAGACTATCTCCATAACGGTTATTCAGAGCCAGTGGTGCATTGTGATTTGAAGCCCAGCAACATTTTGCTAGATCAAGACATGGTTGGCCATCTAAGTGATTTTGGGATTGCGAAATTGTTAGGTACAGAGGATAGTTTTAGACAAACTAAGACCATTGGGACCATTGGATACATTGCACCAG AGTATGGACAAGATGGACTTGTATCAACAAGTTGTGACGTGTACAGCTTTGGTATTGTGATGATGGAAGCATTCACAAGGAGGAGGCCTAATGATGAAATGTTTACCGGAGATTTGAGCCCAAGGCATTGGGTAAATCACTCGCTTCCTACTGGAGTTGCAGAAATCGTGGAAGCAGATTTGATAAGGCCAAAGGAAGAACCTCTTAATACAAAAATGCAATGTTTGGTTTCTGTCATGGAATTGTCTTTAAGCTGTACTTCAGTGACACCTGGTGCAAGAATCAACATGAAAGAAGCTCTTTTGGCACTCAAGAACATAAGACTTCAATTGGTCAGAAGCTCAACATTGAAGTGA
- the LOC132040906 gene encoding protein EXORDIUM-like 7, which yields MDNKLHFFHYFHFFLLLSFSCLSLVAFSWIPYNENKNYEGSSDLVNLEYHMGPVLSSPIKLYVIWYGHWNPSHQATIRDFLNSFSSSSYAPHPSVADWWRTVRLYTDQTGQNISTISLSGEFFDFKYSQGKYLSRLSMQYVIKNAVRPYSKSIPLNYNNGVYLVLTSYDVQVQDFCRAVCGFHYFTFPSILGVTVPYAWVGYSGKQCPGFCAYPFAWPKNSGKPPPSTTNGGNSLMGAPNGDPGVDGMISVIAHELAEVSSNPLVNAWYAGDNPISPSEIADMCLGVYGTGAGGGYVGQVYKDSWGNGFNLHGVKGRKFLIQWVWNPLRRRCFGPNAMD from the coding sequence ATGGACAATaagcttcatttttttcattatttccaTTTCTTCTTGCTTCTATCTTTTTCTTGCTTGTCACTTGTTGCTTTTTCTTGGATACCATACAATGAAAATAAGAACTATGAAGGCTCTTCTGACCTTGTTAATCTTGAATACCATATGGGACCTGTTCTTTCTTCTCCTATTAAACTTTATGTAATATGGTATGGCCATTGGAACCCTTCTCATCAAGCCACCATTAGAGACTTTCTCaactccttttcttcttcttcttatgcaCCTCACCCTTCTGTTGCTGATTGGTGGCGAACCGTTCGGCTTTATACAGACCAAACTGGCCAAAACATCTCAACCATTTCACTTTCTGGTGAATTCTTTGACTTCAAGTACTCACAAGGAAAGTACCTTAGCAGATTATCCATGCAATATGTGATCAAGAATGCAGTCAGACCATACTCAAAATCTATACCTTTGAATTATAATAATGGAGTTTACTTAGTGCTAACATCTTATGATGTCCAGGTTCAAGATTTTTGTAGGGCTGTTTGTGGTTTTCACTACTTCACATTCCCATCAATTCTTGGAGTGACAGTGCCTTATGCTTGGGTTGGTTATAGTGGGAAACAGTGCCCTGGTTTCTGTGCTTATCCTTTTGCTTGGCCTAAGAATTCAGGGAAACCACCACCAAGCACAACTAATGGAGGAAACAGCTTAATGGGGGCACCGAATGGCGATCCGGGGGTCGATGGGATGATTAGTGTGATAGCTCATGAGCTAGCTGAGGTCTCAAGTAACCCCCTTGTGAATGCTTGGTATGCTGGGGATAATCCTATTTCACCTTCTGAGATTGCTGATATGTGCTTAGGTGTTTATGGGACTGGTGCTGGTGGTGGATATGTTGGACAAGTTTATAAGGATTCTTGGGGGAATGGTTTCAATTTACATGGAGTGAAAGGTAGAAAGTTTCTTATTCAGTGGGTTTGGAATCCTCTTAGGAGGAGATGTTTTGGTCCTAATGCCATGGACTAG